A genomic region of Arachis hypogaea cultivar Tifrunner chromosome 5, arahy.Tifrunner.gnm2.J5K5, whole genome shotgun sequence contains the following coding sequences:
- the LOC112801001 gene encoding DNA-directed RNA polymerases II, IV and V subunit 12, protein MDPQAEPVSYICGDCGMENTLKPGDVIQCRECGYRILYKKRTRRIVQYEAR, encoded by the exons ATGGATCCTCAAGCGGAGCCAGTTAGCTACATCTGCGGAG ATTGTGGTATGGAGAATACGCTGAAACCAGGTGATGTTATACAGTGCAGAGAATGCGGTTACCGTATCCTTTACAAGAAGCGCACTCGTCGCA TTGTCCAGTATGAGGCACGTTGA
- the LOC112801003 gene encoding uncharacterized protein produces the protein MVMAAIRSINTVAEAMPQITKFSLQAPKLVEVEFADGRVFKLSAEFLRIISRVVDGKIRSIGGETVILGRRHVGIMYAEPVMNYGVRINFDDWHKIRSYSWDYFYHLGSNKFTLMTNYIKTWKKYGLSRDPRKKMMQASAF, from the exons ATGGTCATGGCTGCGATTCGGAGTATCAACACAGTGGCAGAGGCTATGCCCCAAATCACCAAATTCTCTCTTCAAGCCCCAAAATTG GTGGAGGTGGAATTTGCCGATGGTCGTGTATTCAAGTTGTCGGCTGAGTTTCTAAGAATAATCAGTCGTGTAGTTGATGGAAAAATCAGATCAATTGGAGGTGAAACG GTAATATTAGGGAGACGGCACGTAGGAATCATGTATGCAGAACCGGTAATGAACTATGGGGTAAG GATTAATTTTGATGACTGGCACAAAATCAGAAGCTATTCGTGGGATTATTTCTATCACCTGGGAAGTAACAAGTTTACCCTCATGACAAATTACATCAAAACATGGAAGAAATATGGGCTAAGCCGGGATCCACGTAAAAAAATGATGCAGGCATCCGCTTTTTGA